In the genome of Cupriavidus malaysiensis, one region contains:
- a CDS encoding thioesterase family protein encodes MKNDSWRQDLASYRLRFELPTRYADVDAERHVNNVAVQTLHAEARSRLHLSVFGWEAWQPLTATVRTRAVRTDFLQVTYYPAPVTCGAALVEVDASGYTLALGLFQQGRCVGVQSCRIGAWRDGEWRPLPAAVREAMLDFGPDAVMAAGLPGGAPGPGAGDDADGGGAEAGGYPCADRLTTRFGDLDADGMLSELALARYFEQGRSHLLLALGQDCGADLRHGPVGMLIASTGARVLRQVRPGAEMTLASGVVRIGRTSVVLRTAVFQGEACVGIADNVMVFIARADGRPTPVPAALARRLEGLACAGLPR; translated from the coding sequence ATGAAGAACGATTCCTGGCGCCAGGACCTGGCCTCCTACCGGCTCCGCTTCGAGCTGCCCACCCGCTACGCGGATGTCGACGCCGAGCGGCACGTCAACAATGTGGCGGTGCAGACCCTCCACGCCGAGGCCCGCTCGCGGCTGCACCTGTCGGTATTCGGCTGGGAGGCGTGGCAGCCGCTGACGGCAACCGTGCGCACGCGCGCGGTGCGCACCGATTTCCTGCAGGTGACCTACTATCCGGCGCCGGTGACCTGTGGCGCCGCCCTGGTGGAGGTGGATGCATCCGGCTACACGCTGGCACTGGGGCTGTTCCAGCAGGGGCGCTGCGTCGGCGTGCAGTCGTGCCGCATCGGCGCCTGGCGCGACGGCGAATGGCGGCCACTGCCGGCGGCGGTGCGCGAAGCGATGCTGGACTTCGGCCCCGATGCGGTGATGGCGGCCGGCCTGCCGGGCGGCGCGCCGGGCCCCGGCGCAGGGGACGATGCCGATGGTGGCGGTGCCGAGGCCGGCGGCTATCCCTGCGCGGACCGGCTGACCACCCGCTTCGGCGACCTCGACGCCGATGGCATGCTGAGCGAGCTCGCGCTGGCGCGCTACTTCGAGCAGGGGCGCTCGCACCTGCTGCTGGCGCTCGGGCAGGACTGCGGCGCGGACCTGCGCCACGGGCCGGTCGGCATGCTGATCGCCAGCACCGGCGCGCGTGTGCTGCGCCAGGTGCGGCCGGGCGCCGAGATGACGCTGGCATCGGGCGTGGTGCGCATCGGCCGCACCTCGGTCGTGCTGCGTACGGCGGTGTTCCAGGGCGAGGCCTGCGTCGGCATCGCCGACAACGTGATGGTCTTCATCGCGCGCGCCGATGGCCGGCCCACGCCGGTGCCCGCCGCGCTGGCGCGGCGGCTGGAAGGCCTCGCCTGCGCCGGCCTGCCGCGCTGA
- a CDS encoding CaiB/BaiF CoA transferase family protein, which produces MTGPLQGLKVVEMVGIGPAPFCAMMLADMGAEVIRIDRPGPAGEVMPKTARFDVLARGRRSLALDLKRPGGAEAVLQLVAQADILLEGFRPGVMERLGLGPDACLARNPRLVYGRMTGWGQHGPLAQAAGHDINYIALSGALHAIGHADEPPVVPLNYVGDFGGGAMMLAFGVLCARLEALRSGKGQVVDAAMTDGAALLSAMMYGFKAAGSWSNQRGENLLDGGAHFYGTYACADGKYVAIGAIEPQFYAELIRLSGIDDAAFAAQRDVNGWPVLKLRLADVFKTRTRAEWCELMEGSDVCFAPVLDWDEAPAHAHNLARGTFVEIDGVTQPAPAPRFSRTPPPTPRGPAARGGDSEAVLRDWGFTAAAVADLKQRGVI; this is translated from the coding sequence ATGACGGGTCCCTTGCAAGGCTTGAAGGTCGTGGAGATGGTCGGCATCGGGCCGGCGCCGTTCTGCGCCATGATGCTGGCCGACATGGGCGCGGAGGTGATCCGCATCGACCGGCCCGGGCCGGCGGGCGAGGTGATGCCCAAGACCGCGCGCTTCGATGTGCTGGCGCGCGGGCGCCGCTCGCTCGCGCTAGACCTCAAGCGCCCGGGCGGCGCCGAGGCCGTGCTGCAGCTGGTGGCCCAGGCCGACATCCTGCTGGAGGGCTTCCGCCCGGGCGTGATGGAGCGCCTGGGGCTGGGGCCGGACGCCTGCCTGGCGCGCAATCCGCGCCTGGTCTACGGCCGCATGACGGGCTGGGGCCAGCACGGGCCGCTGGCCCAGGCGGCCGGGCACGACATCAACTACATCGCGCTGAGCGGCGCCCTGCATGCGATCGGCCACGCCGACGAGCCGCCGGTGGTGCCGCTCAACTACGTGGGCGACTTCGGCGGCGGCGCCATGATGCTGGCCTTCGGCGTGCTGTGCGCGCGCCTGGAAGCGCTGCGCAGCGGCAAGGGCCAGGTGGTCGACGCCGCCATGACCGACGGTGCGGCGCTGCTGTCGGCGATGATGTACGGCTTCAAGGCAGCCGGCAGCTGGAGCAACCAGCGCGGCGAGAACCTGCTGGATGGCGGCGCGCACTTCTACGGTACCTATGCCTGCGCCGACGGCAAGTACGTCGCCATCGGCGCCATCGAGCCGCAGTTCTATGCCGAGCTGATCCGTCTCAGCGGCATCGACGATGCCGCCTTCGCCGCGCAGCGCGACGTGAACGGCTGGCCGGTGCTCAAGCTGCGCCTCGCCGACGTGTTCAAGACCCGCACCCGCGCCGAATGGTGCGAGCTGATGGAAGGCTCCGATGTCTGCTTCGCGCCCGTGCTGGACTGGGACGAGGCGCCCGCGCATGCGCACAACCTGGCGCGCGGCACCTTCGTCGAGATCGATGGCGTGACCCAGCCGGCGCCGGCGCCGCGCTTCTCACGCACGCCGCCACCGACACCGCGCGGCCCGGCCGCGCGCGGCGGCGACAGCGAGGCGGTGCTGCGCGACTGGGGCTTCACGGCGGCCGCGGTGGCGGACCTCAAGCAGCGCGGCGTGATCTGA
- a CDS encoding ABC transporter ATP-binding protein: MPPLPQSPQSSPPQSSPPQGAVPLLEVDAVSVRFGGIQALDAVSFRVEAGQICGLIGPNGAGKSTLFNCLSRIYECGGGAIAFEGRRVSGLRRHRMAGIGIGRTFQNLALFRSMTVRENVLVGCHSRHHAGFLRALLRLPGERGVERAAARRADEILHYLGLQEVAGRVVADLPFGTQKRVELGRALAGGPRLLLLDEPACGLNHEELESLGGLIRDIRDRLGITVLLVEHHMSLVMAVSDKVVVLNFGRKIAEGTPAQVRQHPEVIRAYLGGQHAAAA, from the coding sequence ATGCCACCCCTGCCACAATCGCCGCAGTCCTCGCCGCCGCAGTCCTCGCCGCCGCAGGGGGCCGTTCCCCTGCTGGAAGTCGACGCGGTCTCGGTACGCTTCGGCGGCATCCAGGCGCTCGATGCGGTCTCGTTCCGCGTCGAGGCCGGGCAGATCTGCGGCCTGATCGGCCCGAACGGGGCCGGCAAGAGCACCTTGTTCAACTGCCTGTCGCGCATCTACGAGTGCGGCGGCGGTGCCATCGCCTTCGAGGGCCGGCGCGTGTCCGGCCTGCGCCGCCACCGCATGGCGGGCATCGGCATCGGCCGCACCTTCCAGAACCTGGCGCTGTTCCGCTCCATGACGGTGCGCGAGAACGTGCTGGTCGGTTGCCACAGCCGGCACCACGCGGGCTTCCTGCGCGCGCTGCTGCGCCTGCCGGGCGAGCGCGGCGTGGAGCGCGCGGCGGCCCGGCGGGCGGACGAGATCCTGCACTACCTCGGCCTGCAGGAGGTGGCCGGGCGGGTCGTGGCGGACCTGCCGTTCGGCACGCAGAAGCGCGTCGAGCTGGGCCGCGCGCTGGCCGGCGGGCCGCGCCTGCTGCTGCTCGACGAGCCGGCCTGCGGGCTCAATCATGAGGAACTGGAAAGCCTGGGTGGGCTGATCCGCGATATCCGCGACCGCCTCGGCATCACGGTGCTGCTGGTCGAGCATCACATGAGCCTGGTGATGGCGGTGTCCGACAAGGTGGTGGTGCTGAACTTCGGGCGCAAGATCGCCGAGGGCACGCCAGCGCAGGTGCGCCAGCATCCGGAAGTCATCCGCGCCTACCTGGGAGGCCAGCATGCCGCCGCTGCTTGA
- a CDS encoding ABC transporter ATP-binding protein, protein MPPLLEVEGLHAAYGGTRVLHGIDLAMRPGSVTALLGANGAGKTTTLRALCQMMVRTSGSIRIGGARADGRATEDIVRLGVAHVPDGRGTFLGLSTEENLRLGAYLRRDKAGVAEDFERIYAYFPRLKERRAQQAGTLSGGEQQMLAIGRALMSRPRLLLLDEPSFGLAPLIVRDIFDIMRRINREQGVSILLVEQDAALALDVADSVYLLETGRIVLQGTPQEIRANDAVRRVYLGN, encoded by the coding sequence ATGCCGCCGCTGCTTGAAGTCGAGGGCCTGCATGCCGCCTACGGCGGCACCCGCGTGCTGCACGGCATCGACCTCGCCATGCGGCCGGGCTCGGTGACGGCGCTGCTGGGCGCCAACGGTGCCGGCAAGACCACCACGCTGCGCGCGCTGTGCCAGATGATGGTGCGCACCTCGGGCTCGATCCGCATCGGCGGCGCGCGCGCCGACGGCCGCGCCACCGAGGACATCGTGCGCCTGGGCGTGGCCCACGTGCCGGACGGGCGCGGCACCTTCCTCGGCCTGAGCACGGAGGAGAACCTGCGCCTGGGCGCCTACCTGCGCCGCGACAAGGCCGGCGTGGCCGAAGACTTCGAGCGCATCTATGCCTATTTCCCGCGCCTGAAGGAGCGGCGCGCCCAGCAGGCCGGCACGCTGTCGGGCGGCGAGCAGCAGATGCTGGCGATCGGCCGCGCGCTGATGTCGCGGCCGCGGCTGCTGCTGCTCGACGAGCCGTCCTTCGGCCTGGCGCCACTGATCGTGCGCGACATCTTCGACATCATGCGCCGCATCAACCGCGAGCAGGGCGTGTCGATCCTGCTGGTCGAACAGGACGCGGCGCTGGCGCTGGACGTCGCCGATTCGGTCTACCTGCTGGAGACCGGCCGCATCGTGCTGCAGGGAACGCCGCAGGAGATCCGTGCCAACGACGCGGTGCGCCGCGTCTACCTGGGCAACTGA
- a CDS encoding branched-chain amino acid ABC transporter permease yields MDAFLHQLLSGLATGSIYASVALALVMIYQSTHHVNFAQGEMAMFSTYLAWAMIQAGLPYWAAFALTVVLSFALGALVELAVIRPMRSAPVLSVVVVFVGLLMIFHSLAGWLFGFTIQPFPSPFPESAWYGSSYLSPHEVGAIVVTLAVMALLFLFFRFTPLGLAMRAAAQNPLSSRLVGVNVGRMLMLGWGLAGAVGAIGGMLVAPVVFLDPGMMSGVLIYAFAGALIGGIDNPAGAVLGGFIVGVLENLIGTYVVGTELKLTVALVLIVAVLIVRPSGLLGKTIVLKV; encoded by the coding sequence ATGGATGCCTTCCTGCATCAACTGCTGTCCGGACTCGCCACCGGCAGCATCTACGCCAGCGTCGCGCTGGCGCTGGTGATGATCTACCAGTCCACCCACCACGTGAACTTCGCCCAGGGTGAAATGGCGATGTTCTCCACCTACCTGGCCTGGGCCATGATCCAGGCCGGCCTGCCTTACTGGGCGGCATTCGCCTTGACGGTGGTGCTGTCCTTCGCGCTGGGCGCGCTGGTGGAGCTGGCGGTGATCCGGCCGATGCGCTCGGCGCCGGTGCTGTCGGTGGTGGTGGTCTTCGTCGGGCTGCTGATGATTTTCCACAGCCTGGCCGGCTGGCTGTTCGGCTTCACCATCCAGCCCTTCCCCAGCCCCTTTCCCGAGAGCGCCTGGTACGGGTCCAGCTACCTGTCGCCGCACGAGGTGGGCGCCATCGTGGTGACGCTGGCGGTGATGGCGCTGTTGTTCCTGTTCTTCCGCTTCACGCCGCTCGGCCTCGCCATGCGCGCGGCGGCGCAGAATCCGCTGTCGTCGCGCCTGGTCGGCGTCAATGTGGGGCGCATGCTGATGCTGGGCTGGGGGCTGGCCGGCGCGGTCGGCGCCATCGGCGGCATGCTGGTGGCGCCGGTGGTGTTCCTCGATCCCGGCATGATGAGCGGCGTCCTGATCTACGCCTTCGCCGGGGCCCTGATCGGCGGCATCGACAACCCCGCCGGCGCGGTGCTGGGCGGCTTCATCGTCGGCGTGCTGGAGAACCTGATCGGCACCTATGTGGTAGGGACCGAGCTGAAGCTGACGGTGGCGCTGGTGCTGATCGTCGCGGTACTGATCGTGCGGCCGTCCGGGCTGCTGGGCAAGACCATCGTACTGAAGGTGTGA
- a CDS encoding branched-chain amino acid ABC transporter permease, with translation MTSFDPATAAPAAPAAPSAAGAGARVLPWWLALLAAALAVPFVAQGYVVFQATMVLSYAVALLGLNILTGYNGQISLGHGAFYAIGAYTCAILMDRFGVPYWATLPAAALACLVAGYLFGLPALKLEGLYLALATFALSVAMPQLLKYKYLEPWTGGVQGIVLNKPDAPFGLPLTQDQWLYLFALAVVLLMFVLARNLLDSGAGRAIVAIREHPLAAEGMGIDNRHYKASAFALSAMFTGVGGALSAIAVQFVAPDSFPMFLSISLLVGVVVGGVGTLAGAWYGALFIMFVPSAAEKVSKAAPWAIYGAVLILFVFVLPGGVAGLVRQARARFGAH, from the coding sequence ATGACGTCCTTCGATCCCGCCACTGCCGCTCCCGCTGCTCCCGCTGCTCCCTCCGCTGCCGGCGCCGGGGCGCGCGTCCTGCCCTGGTGGCTGGCGCTGCTCGCCGCCGCCCTGGCCGTGCCCTTCGTCGCGCAGGGCTACGTGGTGTTCCAGGCGACCATGGTGCTGTCCTATGCCGTGGCCCTGCTCGGCCTCAACATCCTGACCGGGTACAACGGGCAGATCTCGCTCGGTCACGGTGCTTTCTATGCCATCGGCGCCTATACCTGCGCGATCCTGATGGACCGCTTCGGTGTGCCCTACTGGGCCACCTTGCCGGCGGCGGCGCTGGCCTGCCTGGTGGCAGGCTACCTGTTCGGGCTGCCGGCGCTGAAGCTGGAGGGGCTCTACCTGGCGCTGGCCACCTTCGCGCTCAGCGTGGCGATGCCGCAGCTGCTCAAGTACAAGTACCTGGAGCCCTGGACCGGTGGCGTGCAGGGCATCGTGTTGAACAAGCCGGATGCGCCGTTCGGGCTGCCGCTGACGCAGGACCAGTGGCTCTACCTGTTCGCGCTGGCGGTGGTGCTGCTGATGTTCGTGCTGGCGCGCAACCTGCTCGACAGCGGTGCCGGGCGCGCCATCGTCGCCATCCGCGAGCATCCGCTCGCGGCCGAGGGCATGGGCATCGACAACCGCCACTACAAGGCCAGCGCCTTCGCGCTGTCGGCCATGTTCACCGGGGTCGGCGGCGCCTTGTCCGCCATCGCGGTGCAGTTCGTGGCGCCCGATTCCTTCCCCATGTTCCTGTCGATCTCGCTGCTGGTGGGCGTGGTGGTGGGCGGGGTCGGCACGCTGGCGGGCGCCTGGTACGGCGCGCTCTTCATCATGTTCGTGCCGAGTGCCGCGGAAAAGGTGTCGAAGGCCGCGCCGTGGGCGATCTACGGCGCGGTGCTGATCCTGTTCGTGTTCGTGCTGCCGGGCGGCGTGGCGGGACTGGTGCGCCAGGCGCGGGCGCGCTTCGGCGCGCACTGA
- a CDS encoding DMT family transporter, producing the protein MPQRSLGHACLALAMVMVGSTVAGSKIIAAGLPPFTATALRFAMALPCFLLLMRLTRSPWPRPDRHDLALLWLQAAAGSVGYTTLLIAGLRLTPAADAGVIIGTLPVVSAAIAMLLLRERPGPRLLLAIALATAGVGAITFAPGTGGSPAGRLLVLAAVVCEGLFILLNRRLRQPVAPLALSTLMSAQGLAVCLLPAGLETWPASWPAPALAAVAWYALGPTVCGFLLWYAGSARTSASEAALFTALAPVSAVLLAFAWLGEPLRWIQLAGVGCVLLAVLSLVLAPRVASGRPRPESSIR; encoded by the coding sequence ATGCCACAACGATCCCTCGGCCATGCCTGCCTCGCCCTTGCCATGGTCATGGTCGGCAGCACCGTCGCCGGCAGCAAGATCATCGCCGCCGGACTGCCGCCCTTCACCGCCACCGCGCTGCGCTTCGCCATGGCCCTGCCCTGCTTCCTGCTGCTGATGCGGCTCACCCGCAGCCCGTGGCCGCGTCCGGACCGCCACGACCTGGCCCTGCTGTGGCTGCAGGCAGCGGCCGGCAGCGTCGGCTACACCACCTTGCTGATCGCGGGCCTGCGGCTGACCCCGGCCGCCGATGCCGGCGTCATCATCGGTACCTTGCCGGTGGTCTCGGCCGCCATCGCCATGCTGCTGCTGCGCGAGCGGCCCGGCCCGAGGCTGCTGCTGGCCATCGCGCTGGCGACCGCCGGCGTCGGCGCCATCACCTTCGCCCCCGGCACCGGCGGCTCGCCGGCGGGCCGGCTGCTGGTGCTGGCGGCGGTGGTCTGCGAAGGGCTGTTCATTTTGCTCAACCGGCGCCTGCGCCAGCCGGTCGCGCCGCTGGCGCTGTCGACGCTGATGAGCGCGCAGGGACTGGCGGTCTGCCTGCTGCCGGCCGGCCTGGAAACCTGGCCGGCCAGCTGGCCGGCACCGGCCCTGGCGGCGGTCGCCTGGTATGCGCTCGGCCCCACCGTCTGCGGCTTCCTGCTCTGGTATGCGGGCTCGGCCCGCACCAGCGCCTCGGAAGCCGCCTTGTTCACGGCGCTGGCACCGGTCTCGGCGGTGCTGCTGGCCTTCGCCTGGCTGGGCGAGCCGCTGCGCTGGATCCAGCTGGCGGGGGTGGGCTGCGTGCTGCTGGCCGTGCTCAGCCTGGTGCTGGCGCCCCGTGTGGCGTCCGGCCGTCCGCGCCCTGAGTCTTCGATTCGTTGA
- a CDS encoding GNAT family N-acetyltransferase, protein MLTHIDYLENHHELIPLVAEWQHQLFGYLSPQLTMEERLLRVQRTAIRHALPLTLVALTAEGSLQGAASLVPGTITHQHLTPWVSSVFVVPAFRNQGIASALTQRLASEASRFGFSRMYLFTPRNESLYARLGWQTIDSLQLQQVHAKVMALTIDRTPGSLEHN, encoded by the coding sequence TTGCTGACGCATATTGATTATCTGGAGAATCATCACGAACTGATTCCGCTTGTAGCCGAGTGGCAGCATCAATTGTTTGGCTATCTCAGCCCGCAGCTAACCATGGAAGAACGCCTGCTGCGCGTCCAGCGGACCGCCATCCGGCACGCGCTGCCGTTGACCCTGGTCGCCTTGACGGCAGAAGGCAGCTTGCAAGGCGCAGCCAGTCTGGTCCCTGGCACGATCACGCACCAGCACCTTACGCCTTGGGTCTCTTCCGTCTTTGTCGTGCCAGCCTTTCGCAACCAGGGAATTGCCTCCGCGCTGACTCAGCGCCTTGCAAGCGAGGCCAGCCGCTTCGGCTTTTCCCGCATGTACCTCTTTACGCCTCGCAATGAGAGCTTGTATGCGAGATTGGGCTGGCAAACCATCGATTCGCTGCAACTCCAACAGGTGCACGCCAAGGTCATGGCGTTGACGATCGATCGGACTCCGGGTTCGCTTGAGCACAACTAG
- a CDS encoding AraC family transcriptional regulator, which produces MTTRPFLLLPCGAPGVLAIAADTRLAFARHTHEQFGFGVIERGAQRSRSGRGMVEAQAGQLITVNPGEVHDGAPLGDGGRAWRMLYLDPALVAQAREEVLAAGDGGAQEFERPVLADPAATADFRRLFAWMTAADADRLGGAGTAALARDSLLLALLARLTRSSAAAPPSMASALAAILRAKALLDDDPATAHTLADLAHASGLSRFQVVRGFTRATGLTPHAYLMQRRLHRARSLIARGTPLAAAAAAAGFADQSHMSRLFARCFGIAPGAFARAAGAAPDVRRRKP; this is translated from the coding sequence ATGACGACCCGCCCGTTCCTGCTCCTTCCCTGCGGCGCGCCCGGCGTGCTGGCGATCGCGGCCGACACGCGCCTGGCCTTCGCGCGGCACACCCACGAGCAATTCGGCTTCGGCGTGATCGAACGCGGCGCCCAGCGCTCGCGCAGCGGCCGCGGCATGGTGGAGGCACAGGCAGGACAGCTCATCACGGTCAATCCGGGCGAAGTCCACGACGGCGCGCCGCTGGGCGACGGCGGACGTGCCTGGCGCATGCTCTACCTCGATCCGGCACTGGTCGCCCAGGCGCGCGAGGAAGTGCTCGCCGCGGGCGATGGCGGCGCGCAGGAGTTCGAGCGGCCCGTGCTGGCGGACCCCGCCGCCACCGCCGATTTCCGCCGGCTGTTCGCCTGGATGACGGCCGCCGACGCGGACCGCCTCGGCGGCGCCGGCACCGCCGCGCTGGCGCGCGACAGCCTGCTGCTCGCCCTGCTGGCCCGCCTCACCCGCTCCAGCGCCGCCGCGCCCCCTTCCATGGCGTCTGCCCTCGCCGCCATCCTGCGCGCCAAGGCCTTGCTCGACGACGACCCGGCCACGGCCCACACGCTGGCCGACCTGGCACACGCCAGCGGCCTGAGCCGCTTCCAGGTGGTACGCGGCTTCACCCGCGCCACCGGGCTCACGCCGCACGCCTACCTGATGCAGCGCCGCCTGCACCGCGCGCGCAGCCTGATCGCACGGGGCACGCCGCTGGCCGCCGCCGCGGCCGCCGCCGGCTTCGCCGACCAGAGCCATATGTCGCGCCTGTTCGCACGCTGCTTCGGCATCGCGCCCGGCGCCTTCGCCCGCGCGGCCGGGGCGGCTCCGGATGTCAGGAGGCGGAAGCCGTAA
- a CDS encoding LysR family transcriptional regulator, whose product MATDRLGDMRLFVEAAALGSLSAAGRKLGFSPAAASARLAKLEATLHTRLIDRSTRQLRLTEEGRLYHRHCCIALRAIEDGEAALQASQGAVRGKVRISASADFGRHLLNQWLDDFIRAQPELKIALTLTDSLSELLHDDVDFAIRFGKPENDSLIARRLAPNWRVLCAAPEYLARHGTPRTPADLAGHRFIVLVTAAGPLNEFHFVSGGKRSTHTVAMDNAWETNDGALARTWALAGVGIARKTIWDAAADIRAGALEVLLPDLVESEPGIYAVFHRNRYMTPRVRVLLDFLVDRFQRSTAEILAGLPAPLASASSKMG is encoded by the coding sequence ATGGCGACGGATCGGCTAGGCGATATGCGCCTGTTCGTGGAAGCGGCGGCACTCGGCAGCCTGTCCGCTGCCGGCCGCAAGCTGGGCTTTTCGCCTGCTGCCGCCAGTGCCCGGCTGGCCAAGCTGGAAGCCACGCTTCACACCAGGCTGATCGACCGCAGCACCAGGCAACTGCGCCTGACCGAAGAGGGCCGGCTGTACCACCGGCACTGCTGCATCGCCCTGAGAGCCATCGAGGATGGCGAGGCCGCGCTCCAGGCGAGCCAGGGCGCGGTGCGCGGAAAGGTCCGGATTTCAGCATCGGCCGATTTCGGCCGCCATCTGCTCAACCAGTGGCTGGACGACTTCATCCGTGCGCAGCCGGAACTGAAAATCGCCCTGACTCTGACCGACTCGCTGTCTGAGCTGCTGCACGATGACGTGGACTTTGCCATCCGCTTTGGCAAGCCGGAGAACGATTCGCTGATTGCACGCCGGCTCGCGCCGAACTGGCGGGTCTTATGCGCGGCTCCCGAGTACCTGGCCAGGCACGGTACGCCGCGCACCCCGGCAGACCTGGCCGGGCATCGCTTCATCGTCCTGGTCACCGCCGCTGGCCCGCTGAACGAATTTCATTTCGTGTCGGGAGGAAAGCGCTCGACCCACACCGTCGCCATGGACAATGCGTGGGAAACCAATGATGGCGCGCTGGCACGCACCTGGGCACTCGCCGGAGTCGGCATTGCCCGCAAGACGATCTGGGACGCTGCGGCAGACATCCGTGCCGGCGCGCTCGAGGTCCTGTTACCGGACCTGGTCGAAAGCGAGCCGGGCATCTATGCCGTCTTCCACCGGAATCGGTATATGACGCCCCGCGTGAGGGTGCTGCTGGATTTCCTGGTAGACCGCTTCCAGCGCAGCACCGCGGAGATCCTGGCCGGGCTACCCGCACCATTGGCATCGGCATCGTCGAAGATGGGCTGA
- a CDS encoding MFS transporter, which translates to MDEISRTAAADSGRQEVAGRLPLAGLLALTMTSFIATANEAVPAGLLPQIAQGFHVTEAWAGQLVTLCALGAGVAAIPLTAATRRWRRRQVLLLVLAAFFLCNAVTALSSHYVVTLAARFAVGLATGLAWSLLATYARAMVPAAMQGRALAVAMVGIPLALSVGVPLSARLGVMIGWRSVFGILSGMALILMAWARWTVPDYPGQAADSRLPVRQVLAIPGVRPVLLVVMAWILPHYILYTYIAPFLASVGLARHVDAVLLIFGVSAMLGIWLVGSLVDRWLRLLVLAGLGAFASVSLLFGLGGTAPAVLCLGVAVWGLSFGGAPTLLQTALADAAGSRADVAQSMLVTVFNLSFAGSGMIGGVLLETTGVASFPWVVLLLVSIGLLAAWRASSHGFTAGRRRYALDSAAGARP; encoded by the coding sequence ATGGACGAAATCAGCAGAACAGCAGCAGCGGATAGCGGGCGCCAGGAGGTGGCGGGCAGGCTGCCGCTGGCAGGCTTGCTGGCATTGACGATGACCAGTTTCATTGCCACGGCGAACGAGGCCGTGCCGGCCGGCTTGCTCCCACAGATTGCGCAAGGATTCCATGTCACCGAAGCCTGGGCCGGACAACTCGTGACCCTTTGCGCGCTGGGGGCAGGCGTGGCGGCCATCCCGCTGACGGCCGCCACGCGTAGATGGCGACGCCGGCAGGTCCTGTTGCTGGTGCTGGCGGCATTTTTCCTCTGCAATGCCGTCACCGCGCTGTCCTCGCATTACGTGGTGACATTGGCCGCGCGTTTTGCCGTGGGACTTGCCACCGGGCTGGCGTGGAGTCTCCTGGCAACCTATGCGCGCGCCATGGTCCCTGCCGCGATGCAAGGTCGCGCGCTTGCGGTGGCCATGGTCGGCATTCCCCTGGCCTTATCGGTCGGCGTGCCGTTGAGTGCCCGGCTCGGCGTCATGATCGGCTGGCGCAGCGTGTTCGGCATCCTGTCGGGCATGGCGCTGATACTGATGGCCTGGGCGCGCTGGACGGTTCCCGATTATCCCGGCCAGGCGGCCGACAGCCGTCTGCCCGTGCGGCAAGTGCTGGCCATCCCGGGGGTACGGCCGGTGCTGTTGGTGGTGATGGCCTGGATTCTTCCGCACTACATTCTCTACACCTATATCGCCCCCTTCCTGGCCTCGGTTGGACTGGCCCGCCATGTCGATGCCGTTCTGCTGATCTTCGGCGTCTCGGCCATGTTGGGCATCTGGCTGGTCGGCTCATTGGTTGACCGCTGGCTGCGCCTTCTGGTGCTGGCCGGGCTGGGTGCTTTTGCCTCGGTCTCGCTGCTGTTCGGCCTGGGGGGCACGGCACCTGCGGTGCTTTGCCTGGGGGTGGCGGTATGGGGGCTGAGCTTTGGCGGCGCGCCGACCTTGTTGCAGACCGCATTGGCCGACGCGGCCGGCAGTCGGGCGGACGTTGCCCAGTCGATGCTGGTGACGGTGTTCAATCTCTCGTTCGCCGGCAGCGGGATGATCGGCGGTGTACTGCTCGAGACCACGGGTGTCGCGTCCTTTCCCTGGGTGGTGCTGTTGCTCGTGAGCATCGGCCTGCTTGCGGCCTGGCGCGCCAGTTCCCATGGATTCACGGCCGGCCGGCGTCGATACGCGCTGGATTCGGCAGCTGGTGCCCGGCCATAG